GGTCTTGGATACATATAGCTAGTTCTACCGCCATGTTCACCTTGTAGCTGCTCATTTTTGTGCAGAACGTAAACGAATCCAGTCGCGTAGAGTAGTGCCACCCATTGTCCGAGCCATGAGATCCATACTGCTGTTGAGTGTTTGAGGTTACGGCTGAAACATGATTAAAAATGCCAGCATGAACCAGGGTGTGAGTGAGCGCGAAAGCTGCATTCACCCATTcgtgtgtttgcgtgcatggATGAGAGTGCGTGCATGGGGATGTGTGGATTTGAAGCACCCTTTACGCGGTCATTAATGTTCACAatcctcctctttccctccctccttcactgTCTTTGTATCCCTGCAGCACCCGTAAACAAAACTACATGATGAACTTTGCCAGACAGACCGGCGCGCGTCACTACTACAGCCGCAAGAGGCGGGCACTGCGACAGCGTGCCTGAACCAACCGAGAAGGGATTCGCCCTCTGACCTGCCAATCACACATCGACCCGCCACGCTTATCCTTTTCCTCCTGACGACATATCGCCCAGTCGAGTCCCGTCCACCAGTGGATTCCAGTCAGCCTTAGACTTCCCTCACCCACCTCTCCCTACCCTCTGCCACATCCAATCAGTTTACGCCAGCCAATCAAGGCCTTCCCAACCACACGGGTCGGCGGGAATGAAACTTAGAAGAAAGGAGTGAAGCGGccattttgtttactttttatcaTGGACGGTTGGGGTTTCTAGTTGTTTTCTAATCGTTGCTGTGGTTCCTCTGATTCCTGCTCCCTCCTCCGATAACCCCTCCCTCTGGTTTACCTCCCCCttccctctcctcatcctcctttttCCTACCACACTGTGAAATTGAGAGATAATATATCACTGCTGAACTGACCAGCCGATTGGAGAGCTGCCTCCCAGTTCCACTGAGCCGCCGGGGGGGAGGACCACTCCACTGCCGCCAACCAGTACGCCAGGAGAAAGACCACGACGATGATACTGACCATAAGGAGGAATAACGGTGATGAAGAagctcaaaaaagaaaaaaaaaaaaagagtactgTGTTCTtgctgttctgtgtgtctgtggattCTTTTTGTGATGAGTTGACTGTGGTGttctgttcatttgtttgttcgTTTTCTACTAATTCATATGCTTTTaagggggggaggggagggggttgCTGGgttctgtttcctttttcctcGTTTATCCGGGACGGATCTGTGCAGGGCGGGAAGAGCCCGGCCGCCACGGGAAGAAGGAACGAAAAGAACGATTTGCACGACgggaaaaggagaaaataagaaaaaaaattaaagactgaataattttgttttttttttaatcattttttttatatatgttgGTTCCCGAAAATACAGATATTTATGGTAAATGGTTCTTCACGTAACCTATTTAAGATGCACTGTGCGTGGAATCTGTATGTTATTTTCTAGTGTTAAGTTATTAGGCAGTCGAGTCAGGCTCTCAGACTGCATCATCTcccctcttccttctcttccctcttctcttgtgCTGTTTCCCATCTTCccatctctctccccccttctctctctctctctctctctctccctctccctctctctctctgctgatttCTGAAACCTGGAGGTGAGGCTCTATTAGTGTTGTTTTTTGAAGTCTGTGTAATATGGACCCTCTGCCCTCAGTGTAACTCCAGTATAGCAATCtcctgtatatatatgtatatccaCTATGGGGAGACCCAGCAGCCTtataaaagggaaataaagaaCTGTCCAAACCTCATACTGTACACTTTGCTTGAGCTGCTCTTTTTCATTCTCTCAAGACTTGTTTAGCCTTTCATTTGTTTACACTTTTCTTAATGTCAACTAATCTCAACGATGTGTTTGTCCTTCCGTCACCTCTCAATGCTTTCTGACTCCCTCCCGTCTGTTGCACACCAAATGAGTTCACACAATAATGGTTAACCCCGCTGCCAGGGAAAATCTATGTGTTTTGCAATATATTGGAGTTTTTAGTGGCGATGAACGTTTGCCAGAGCTTAAGGGGCAAGCGACCGCAGTGACACTGCAGGCTACAGGAGTATGGAATATGAAACTTTTCAAAGTTTCTGATgctcaagataaaaaaaagaaactctgcATTCAGagcagggctgcacaatatgtagtttcagcatcaacattacaatgtgtgtgtgtcaagcaAGGCTAACttacaacttttttgctgcttgatacaaaGCAAAACTTGCAAGGTGCTCATTCTCCATGACTAATCTACAAGAGAGGTCTGACTAATTCTATCCAATTTAAGGGTTCTTGAATACATGGACGTCTGTGGATTGTGAGTGGCACCAATCTCAATCACTCTTGATCAGTTTTTCAAACAAAGCAGGACCTACTTTGGTTGTTTGATAAAATGCACTCTACAAAATCACCCCAGTCACTCAGTCTAATGATTGACTCTTCTCTGAACAGAGCTATTCAAATTAACTGATGGAAATTCTTGTAGCTTTTCAGAGGCAGATTAGAAGAAAGTGCTCCTGGGGTTTGAGAGATGGGGAAGAGCATACGTCATAAGCATGTCTCGACAGTGTTTGTAATTACTCATCCAATTACTCTCACTGCTAGGAGGGGGAGTCAAAAGCACTGCAGgtttaaatgtacaaaataaactgCATTTGTTGGGAACtattatttaaaacacatttaatgctTCTCCAAGTATTTACAGAAACAGGATGGTGCACGTTGGATCAACTCATAATAAAGTAGTCATTGTGATGAAGAAACATGTCACCATGTTCAATGGTGTGgctcattcatttttttgtatttgttgttttctgacaACAATGGAGCTTTGAGGGGTCTTTGGTCTTTTCGTGGGATTTGTCAATATTAAGAAAAATTATGAATATCACCAGCcctgtctggtgtgtgtgtgtgtgtgtgtgtgtgtgtgtgtgtgtgtgtgtgtgtgtgtgtgtgtgtgtgtgtgtgtcaaagaaaaatgcctgaaaatattcaaaagaGCACATAATGTAATTTcttaataatttttttatttgtagacattaaaacataaaaacgtTCACTAAATATTGTACTAAATActaaaatattgtaaaaaacattttttttaaatgttgaagcCTGTGCCATCACCTTGGTGCACACCTCAGTGTCTTTAGACTGGGCATTCACCACACACTTCTGCAGGCTCTCTGCATTACTCCATGCAGAGCACTGTTCACTTGGTGTTGACCCAACCCTTCCCCCTTGACATGAACCCCTAAAGATGCTCATAAACTAGCACAACAGGAGCCTTTAGTCACAAGCTGCCAGTCATCACAGATACAGTCACAAGTGTTACAGTGATGAGGAGGGATTTGGCGTCGAGGCCTGGGCAGGAGTTACAGTACGGCGAATCACAGCAGTTGAAGGTCATGGTGTAGACGGTTCCTTTGAGTCTGAGGCTCTTCACCTGGCCGCAGACCTTCTTCGGCACGCAGCCCCTGGCCGACAGGGCGCTGTGGTTCCCATAGCGACCATCTGCTTTGAAGCACAGCTCGTCAGGAGGGCATTCTGTCACAATGAGCTCGAACGTAATCTCATGCTCCAGGATGGGGCTGTAGTAGCAAAGCAGGTTGTCACAGAGCAGTGAGGGGAGGAGAAGGTAAACCAACAGCACAGCAACACGCAGCAGCTGCAACATGTTCATCCTGCAAGTCGAAGAGAGAGACCTCATCAGTCCAGTCACCAGAATGAAATGTTGTCATTCTACTTTTctgcaaatgttaaatatgtatgttttatatgtacAATAAACATTTCTACAGTATGTATCATATaactgcagtgatggaatgtaagtAAGCAGAAGTACTCCACTGAAGTCCAAATTTGAGATACTTTACTAAgcaaataatgtattttttactcaactacatttatttgataacgtAAGTTACaggttactttgcagattgcatgctgcatcagagccaaagtagagcatttttaaattgtaatcagaaaaaagctgaatatcaaATCCAATAATTGGCCTACccacagtgtacagtatatacatatacatttttaatttacttttaattttatttttgatacttgagtacatttaatatcagatactttaagacttttactcaaatattaTTTGTATGGGAGACTTTTACCTTTatgaaagtaatattttaacacgatatctttacttacTTTTACTCGATTACAACTTGTTTGCCGTCAGATTACCTGTATATGAATGGTGGAGTGACAGCCAGGCAAGACAGCTGCCGAGTCGACcaacaaaactgttattttaacaaaaagcTGTGACACTTTCTAGCTGTGTTTTTGGCAACacaaccaggtattttaagacaaaacatgatcttttacAAACCATGACAAAGTCTTTTTGTGCGGTACGGCAGTTGTAGAATGAACATGGTTTGCATAGACATAcaatgctaacatttattctggcatttGGGTTGGTGCTGCACTTCCATAAATTTAGAGCACTTgagagagatttaaataaaCCAGTATGGGTCCAGTTCCAAAAACATTGcatcctacacttcccataatgcaacttaatGGTATCTAGAGACTCTGTCTTGGAAATGCCCATattcaaacatcaaaatatcCCACTTCTCAAATTCCACTTCCACAGTTTGCAACACAGACGTTCTGTTAAACGTTTGTGCTCTCAGAGATGAAGTCACATCACTTGAGTAATTATCTCTGACTTCACAAAACTCCTCCAGAgtcacaaaaaatgtaattcagcTTCAGTTTTCATTAACTCTAATATATTGACTTTGGCAAGTAAAATCAGTCTTCTTTTATCGCTTGTCTTTTTccgtttgtttttcttctttatacGTACTTCAGTgaaccaaagatattcagaaaaCTGACAAATGCTTTGATTCTTACATACAGGTGCCAATGATCTGTACTGATTGTCACAATTAAAGGGCTCAAAGCGGACAAATTGATGGCTGAAACAATTTCAGTGTGCAGTTTAATATAAAAATTATCATGAGGACTCACCTGCTCATTTTAAAGATTACAACTCCAATCAAACAGATACAACTTTTCAGAGCTTCTCCTGATGAACTCAAGTTTCACCACTGACTCCAGATCTCCTTGCACAGGCCACTCCTCCCACAACACACCTGCttgtaaaatataaatctaCACAGACTAACTACAAGTGGGAGCTTAATCACAGTGCTTTTATTTGCTGTATTCATCATTTCACACATGTATAATGTCAACAATTACTCAAGTATACCTGGAGGATGGCTGACAAGTCCACCTTTTTCTCTctggaataaaaaataatttagcaAAAATACTAATCACAAAACATTTGGCCATTTTACCAAATGTTAGTGACCGTGTAGAGACTTGAGTGAGTACTGATGGCTAACAGGCCTCTCCTCAGCCTTCTATAAGCACCTTTATGATGCGGTGACAGGCAATGTTGAGTTCCTTGATGATGTGTAATTTGCACATGAACCCCAAAGCTCCTCGTAAGTAACATTAGTGATGCCAGTGTGATCTATTCTGCCTGCGATCATCCTGAGTAGCATCTTCAGGTTGGTGTCAGACTTTGGCGAGACGTTACATTTGTCTTTGCAGCAGCAGGTGTGGCTGACATTGTACTTGACCCCACGATGAGAGAGGATTTCATGGGAGCCACAGAGTTCAGAGTCCACGCAGCCCTGAGCAGACAGGATGTGGATTGGGCCGTAGCGGCCCCTGGAGCTGGAACAGTGCTGATGAGGCAGACACTGGCTCGTGATGTTGGGGCAGGACTTGCCTTTGTGCTGCAGGGGACAGTAGTAACAGAGCAAGCTGTCCAGGCTCAGAGCAGggaggagcagagcagctgtggtcaGCAGGATGGAGGTCAGGAAACAGCGTGATCCCAGACTAAGtagatccacacacacacagttaagtAGGAATGATGCAGACTGAAAACATACGTTCATATAATTAGTCCAGTTCATCAGTTCACCTGCTCTTTCTTTGTGATCCCATCTTCCTGTAAAGCCCCCTGAACATGTGAAGATGTATCAACCTGAGGAACGTCCAAACACCAGCAAACCCTCTGATTGCCAAGCAGAAACAGGTGTGTCCTTAAGTCCCTTTTGAGCTTAATTTGTGAATAATTTTACagtgacacatacacaaaacaaagagctttGAAATTGGAGTTTATCTTTCAGTTTATTGCCCAAAAATAACACCTTTATCCTTGAAAACATTTAGTATACAGTCTTTAAAAAAGGATAGTTCTCAACTGAGGCAAAAGACAGGATTACGGTGCCATCTGCTGTCAGGTGTGCCAAATGGGAGTTGTCATgagggaagaaaataaatgattttgatgttttaaaaccTCATGAAGAAggcctgtctgtttttttgtataGCACCAGCAATACAAAATCTAAAAAGAGGAcatattcctccttttcttttttgattttcatgttCCATAGGCAGATGAGAAGGCGAGCTTCCCCTCTTTGTACAAAGGTtcctgtaaagaaaaacaaactaagTTAACCACAACCCTGAATATGTGATAGAGAATGGAGgattattttatatcattagTAAAGTTTTGGTGGTTTGCTTACAGTcagctcctcttcttcctccttgcCTGCATCCCCCCAGTCTTCTTGCTCCTCTGTGGGGTCGTAGTTGTACAGAGGGATCAGCCTGTGGCGCAGCTCGTCCAATCTGAAGCAAAACATACAAGAGAAACCAAATTAGGACTGAATACAAGAACAACAACTTGAAcaatttgatttaaaagagaTGCTTTGCAGAGACCACCTTACCTTGCTCTCCTCCTGATATAAAGAACCTAAGAGAAgcacaacaataaaaacttgaaGATAACACTACAGTGTAATGCAGTCACGTAAAGTTAACTATGCAGAACGTATCTTACCGCTGCCACTACACTTCCAATCAGTGTGAGCAGTACAAGGGGGATGAGTAAATAGTAACCAGCAAATCCAGGTTTGGGTTTTGTGGGGAAAATGTGTGGAGTTGTGAGGTTGGAGCGCATTTCTTTAGTCCCAATCTCCTCCATCATACGCCCCTCTGCTCCATGCACCTCAGCTGACACCTTTGTGACACATTCAGTGGAGCGCCGCTGCTGTCATTCCCACTGAGAGGCCACGTTTCTCAACCACAGGAGGACTCATGAGTATTGCTGTAGAGAgaagaagaatttaaaaaaggctTTCAAAGAAACTGACCAGGAAGTTGATGATCGTACAAAGGAAGCTTCCTGTAACGTCCAAAACGTTCCTCAGCTTAAAGAAAACCCTTGAGTGATTCAGTCTTACCTTATGTGTCATGCGTTGAGTGTGTGGATAaacatttctctctgctgctttaattTCACTTCCTAGGAGAAGCTCACTGCTCCCAAACCTTAACCTGCTCAATGACATTCCTGAGTGAGGAGTGGATGTGATGTAGTCGGTCAGTATGGTTCAACTGGATAGATGTGTTTGTTACATGAAAAGGAAGTTCGCACCTTTACATTTATCGGAAACACATTGAAATGGTTAAAGCATTAAAGGTAATgcgttttgggtttttttgtcttctgGCTTTAACTTTTCCTAAATCTGGTCTTGCTGTTTGGTTGTCTGCTGTTATACTGTCCCTCTGCTTCGTCCGTCAAACCACTTCATAATATctgttttaaagctgctatttAAATGGAGTTATTATATATTACACACATGAAATGTTCTCTTTCCTCCAGCAGAGGGAGAGTTGTTGTGGgctgcaggagggagaggaggggagggacagaggcAGCAGACAGGGCTGAGGAAACACAGATGGGAAGGTCCCTAAACCTTTTACAGGTCTAACTCGCCGAGCATGGCTTCATGTCAGGCATTCATTTGGTCGAGACAGGGTGAGAGCTTTGAGGGTAAGTTACACACAAAATATAAGTTCAAAAATACTTGTATTGAGATTAAAGTTAGGtatttgtactgtactgtactgtatttgaAGCTTATCTAACTGTGAGTATGCTGACTTAACTGAAACATATCAGTCTGTTTGCATGGATTACAGTTTTGACTGAATTTGTCATTTCAGTTAAGTCATGTTCAGCATGTGAAGTGAAAGTTTCGATGTATAAAGTAATTGTAGTAGTGGTGAAGACTTGTTTCACTTTACACAAGTGTTCCTTAGATGAAGAGGCATGCACCGGTGGATTTCCTGTTAAGATTTGAAAGCTTGTTAATGATTAGACCAACGTTAATCCTCAGGTTGAGCTAGACTCGAG
This sequence is a window from Pagrus major chromosome 8, Pma_NU_1.0. Protein-coding genes within it:
- the bncr gene encoding protein Bouncer, with the protein product MNMLQLLRVAVLLVYLLLPSLLCDNLLCYYSPILEHEITFELIVTECPPDELCFKADGRYGNHSALSARGCVPKKVCGQVKSLRLKGTVYTMTFNCCDSPYCNSCPGLDAKSLLITVTLVTVSVMTGSL